acgatcggtttgtgtgagaaaccgagcagtatttatataatttttttaccactaatacaccactatgtccaactgccttgagcatccggtgtgtgaggtctgaataCACTCTGACGCCAGACGCATTCATTGACGGATAagcgcgagagatcacttccgtcatcagagcgcgttttcagacctcacacaaTGGATGCttaaggcagttggacatagtggtgtattagaggtaaaaaattatataaatactgttcggtttctcacacaaaccgatcgttttgtgtcttaggacatcaatgtgtcgtcacgagccgcagagtttaatttggatttgtctgtgcatgttttttttttactcttatagatggagttaccattgacaagcattatacgactgacagaccgcaacggttggagttaaaaatcatcatttgtgttctactgaagaaacaaagtcacctacatcttggatgccctgggggtaagcaaataaacatcaaattttcatttttgggtgaactatccctttaaggggtTAACCAATCGACTCAAAAAATCTGATTGaatcatgaatttaaaaatagtCTGAAATTACTTGAACTTTGAAGAAAACCACCTTTTGAAGCTCatggcaacaaaaaaaaaaaaaaacttataacTTGACTTGAAGAATGAAAGCTCTTACAAACAAGCTCTCTCTTTTATAATACTATACTTATGTATATAACTTTCCTGAAGCAGCCAAAGCCATCATTGCTAGTTCTAAAgtgatatttttaaattagtaaTGAAGGTTTGGGTGTATCAGTCTTTGTTTTTCCTTATTAATTTACATACTCTtatcaaactgttgtataaaagcaaaaTCATAGTCGTGCAATACATTATATCCTCTATACTTCTGCTCATGAGATGTTGCTCAAAAGCGGTGTAAAGGCACATGCAGACGCCACATTCAGACCAGTAAACAGACCTAAGTCCAGTAAGCCAGAACCGCCATTGTGTTGATCAATATTTTATTAAGGTATTTCCATTACAGAGAATTTGTTAGTGGCATCATCTATTATTCTTTCATATATACAATCTCAAGTGAAACCCATTACATTTTGGTGTGTCACTCTCATTAAGTAATATAAAAGAAAGCGAGATGATGCCACAGTGTTCTAACATGGAAGATAATGTGAATTAAAAAGCATTGTCAATCTTCTTGTATTGAGTTAATACATGACTAAATAATGACACATGATCAATTAGTGTGTTTTTGAGGTCAGCTTCAGCAGTCTTTGAATGTCTGGTTCAATACTGATAGTCTGAAACTTTCTGCTGTATCTCTTGAAGGGCTCGCCCTCTGGCCCAATCAGAAACTTCTCAAAATTCCATGAAATATCATTCCGACTGATGGGATTCCAGACCAGATATTTGGGGTCCTGCATCAGTGACATAGGGTCATCATCTGGATAAGGAAGCTTGTCTTTCAAGTAGGAAAAGACAGGATGTGCATCACTCCCATTTACAATGCACTTTTCAAAAATGGTGAACGCAGGTTTATACCCTTCACCTGGACGCACATACTTCAAGGAATTTAGAATTTCTGCATCAGAGGAGTTCTCCTGGAAAATgacaaaatggacaaaatagGGAAAATTCAATGattactataaaaataaaaattatgtacaatattcaatattgcatatgtaaacaaactatattgtttttgtttctcaCGTGGACGtctgtaaaaaaattaatttgcatGGCACCTCAGTGATAAAACCAGGATAAAACTCATGCATTCATATGGCGATGTATGCACGGAGGAGCGAGTTTTGTGATCCTACGAACCCGCGAACGTGCTGCTCACGCGGTCGCATTATTGTCTGTTGTAAATAACATCGTACGGTGTTCCACAGTGGTCAAAAAGAATTCAAACGGCGAATTTTAAATTGATCTCCTCTTGTAAAGTCGGAGCTGTGGATTCAGACGCAATTAAATTACCACACGACCTTGGTGTTTGTCAAAAACGGTAATTTGGCCGgggatttttaaaaacacttacaaaataacacttacatCTGGATTCGGACGGCAATAAAATCACCGACTAGCAcctgtaaatgttgaaaatacctTACATTACACTGAGAAACAATTAGCCTACCCTCTGAATAGAGCTTTAAGTGTAACTGAAATAGTGAATAGATTAGAAGGTGAGTTGCACTTCCTCATTTACAAACCTGGTATCCAAACTGGTTGCAGGGAAAGCCCAGGACCACGAGTCGGTGAGGATATCTGCTCTGGAGCTCATTAAGCTGGATATAGTCCTGGGTGGTTGTTCCTCAGAGTGATGCCACATTCTCTATTAGCACCACTCTTCCTCTGAAAATATTGAAATCTACTGTGTCCCCTTCCAGCGTAGTCGCATGTAGATCATAAAACGTCTTAGCTATAAATGTCATTGTTCAGTCTTGCTGTCCTCTTCACAATGACATAAGCAGTGTCTTTTTCTACAATAATGTCCACAAAACAGGTCATGTGATGTCATGTATAATTCATGCCAGGTGTCTTAAACAGATATGTGATACCTTTTGAGAAGATAACAGTCTTAAAATTTGGAATTAAAGACTGGTGCAATGAAGCAAACAATGTAGTTTTGAATCCTGAACTATTTAATATAGCTAGAATAATACAGagtattaataaaacattgaaagGGAAAGCCTGCTACGGATAAAATAAAACTCCATTGAGCTCTGGGGAAATTTTAGCAACCGTATCAGTTTCTGGGCCgtattttatttatgatgaCTCCATCTCCATTACCTTGAATGTTATAAATAATGGATGACTGCACAGGTTAATCATCTTTAGAGTGCCTGTGCCTTAGATCTTTCATGCAGTGTAGCGCAAGAATTCACTTAATTGCTcatgttaacatttttttttttgttcgcACCATTAATATCTTTGGAAATAGGTAAAAGCATGATGCAAATATGTATGCAGGGTTTCAGTTTCATGATTTTTTGTAGAAATTAGTACCACCACTAtctaataaaggtcttcaggatGTGAACGAGAATGCAATTCAGTAAGCCATCCACACTCTgtctgagaggcagctttctggGTGCACAATTCAGATGTTTGCGCACAGCAAATGCTAGTTATACTAAGTGGATTATCGCAGCGCCAGCCAGATAGGTCAAGACTAGAATTTAACAACAAAGTCACGTAATGGCGTAGACCGAGACGCAAGAATATAACCCCGCAGTAGCTCGGTGCCCAGCCTCTGAATGCTTTCTTGCACACTCAGAATGACAAAGAACTCTGACAGTCATCCAGAATTTACAGAAACACAGTTACATACGTAAGTAGTGTTCTGTTTCATTCCTCCTCACCACCAGAGGAGGTGCTATGCACATACCAACACAGTCATGAGGAACACCACCCACCTGAAAACATCAAGGTTGCTCCACGATTTAGGGCTCATCATATTACAGAGACTGCACTTGTCAGGGTCACAAATGACCTCCTGACCATGGCTGCATCTCTTTTCTAGTATTGTTTGACCTTAACAGTGCTTTTGACACACTGGGCTAGTGTTATAGTCAGGACCACCTAATCTGAGACCAAGACCAATgtgtgttgagaccaagactttgaggggttgagaccaagacaagaccaaatCAGGGCAAGACTgagtcaagaccaagaccagtaCTACTTAAATTCATAAAGATCCACATTACAGCCTGAGAAATgacttatttttaatcaataaatgtaATTAGAAAAATACACTATAGCCTATAGAGCTTTTactaatcaaatgaaatcattaacaacaaaattcatctttgcgcTGCAGAGGTGGTACAGAAAATGCATCTGAATTGGtaaattacaaatgcataaataaataatgttgataaataatgctttaaaaaattttttttttaattgtttgcagCCATGcttaaatttgtgaaaacagctctctttctcttgtggtattgctttattatattacatgttattaatataaaaatccaGATCTCatacaagtacttttttttgcaacaatatcttgaattttgtgagcatttgtattaattttggtgacatttttgacacaatccCTCATTAATTTCTGAACCGGCACAATAAATAAGTCAAATTAGAAATAAGTTGTTGATTGAAGTTATTGATCTGAAGCATTAAATTTGACATTCAGTCACATTActgatgttaataaataaatcagacaaTGCACCAGCAATTTAGTGACATCCCCGCAGTTGTGATCTTGACCGGTCTTGAAACAAAATCCAGAGTCCTCTAAGTCTGAGACCGAGACAAGACAGAGTACAAATGTGGTCGAGACcgagacaagaccaagaccttcaaaaaatggtctCAAGACCGGTCTCGAGTACTACAACGTTACATTGGGCCACAGCATTCTGTTGGATAGGCTTGAGAATCATGTAGGCGCGATTAAATCCTACCAATCACTACCAGTTTGTCTGTGTTAATAATGAGATCAAACACAAGTTAGGGccacatttttctgtattaaGGCCCCAATGCTTTTTTCATTGTATATGCTTCCACTGTGGGACATTATCTCTAGGATATAATCTGTATAATTCTGTATAATTCTAGGATATAATCTGTCGTTTGATGGTTGTACAACTGCGTCATCCTCTACCGTTAAGAAcctgtgtgttgtgtttgatAACAACCTATCTTTTGATAATCACATTGCCAATGATTGTTAAACAGCCTTCTAAGAAGCATTTCTAAACCATGACACATAATAAAAGCTATCTATTGCTAAAAGCTAATttatgcattcatgacctcCAGGGGAGGGCACAAAttcttttttttgcacaaaaagtattctcatcacttcataacattaaggttgaaccactgcagtcacgtcgactgttgtaacaatgtctttactacctttctggaccttgaaagtgttgattgtATTGCTGTCtgtgtctatggaggagtcagagagttCTCAGAttgcatcaaaaatatcttaatctgtgttctaaagatgaatgaaggtcttacgggtgcggaacgacatgagggtgagtaataaatgacagaaatttcatttttgggtgagctaaccctttaagcagtgGTGCGCACAAGAacgcgaaagtgaaagtgccctttgcggtcgcatTGCGGTGCCCCCGCGTAgaaaatcgcgttccggggggcAGAAATGGGAACGCGATTTCTACCGCGGGAGAACAATCGACCATCCACTTTGACCAAGAGTTTTCACTTTCATGTGAAAAAAAGTGcaacacactgtaaattaaaGATTTCTTGCGCACTTTAgttaatttaattgaataaaatgtgagttttcaccAGTGTGCCAAAATCACGGAgcttgcgctgcactgactgagcGCAGTGCTCacttctgtgtaattcattcacaagaaaagttattgtttttacaaAAGACCAAAATAACTGAATGCCATTTTTATCCCAAATAGCatgagtgcaaatgtgatatagACTTtacacaacagttcaataaatttTAGTTAATACTATGCTATATTTTAGATGCAAGATTGTCGGTTTTGTTGTCTCAATATTGCCAAAAAATGTACAACTGTTAAATGTCTCTGTAGATTTAGCAGAACATTACTGTAAAACCTACAGTACAATGCCACATTTCtactttacagtaaaataccgtaATTTATATTGTATGATTCTGGGCAATTTTGATTGAGCGggaatattttacagtatattttactgttgtaatttttagggtagacagcttttagctgttgcggtgCGAGGCGACGCGACGCGTATAGACACGGTATTATTCGTTACAGTAATGTCAAAAAACAAAGTAATcagaatacatttacattttgtaaaaatttgGAATACTGTCAGGATTACAATGGTTTCatttaaagctaaataaatgaGTATTTTGACACGCTATATTAAGCGCTGCTTGATTATAGTTCCTGGTTCTGTTGCCAGTCATGACTCACGTGAGCCATCTGCTGGTGCATGCGCAAAAAAACTCCTGTCTACAATCATTCTCCTCAGATGTAGGTTGAGGCGCAGTTAAGTTATTAATTACGATGCTTCCCAtgacagaaaatgttttttatctCTGGAAATTTCACAGTTATTTtgttcaaagaagaaaaaaggaaaCAGCATGGTTGTACAGTGTAAATTATGCCTTCCAGGTATGAAGACGCACAAAGGACTCAACATCCAAATTAAACGTGCAGTTACGACTAGCACGGAATCATATCAGCTAAAATTTAGTGTTTGGTAGCGATTTAAAATTTCATAGTTTCTATGATAGCAGTTTTGTGTAAGTTTCTAgtggaaaatgtaaaaattaaccCACAAAGGGGAACTCCCACCGCTAATGTAATGAAGGGctgacagcgtgaggatccatttgcagtttctttattgtgacaacaaagcacgaggcagacaagggcaagacagtagcggaaacagggacaggcttgggtcgaggcaggcggcagacaaacagaaacttacaacaggcagagttcagggcaggcggcagacaaacgtaatccaggaaacaggcaaggttcaaggcaggcggcagaggttcacaaatgataaacagtccaatcgatagcaaggtaacagtccacaagaaaacgctcagtagtgatcaccggggcaaatcaagacttcgcagtgtatgggtgcgtgtgtgcgtcttaaatagtgtgagtgtgatgcaatgcaggtgtgtgcaatcagtcccaggaatgagggcctatgggtaacGTAGTCCAGAAGGAAGTGACTCAGaactcaggtga
This window of the Ctenopharyngodon idella isolate HZGC_01 chromosome 17, HZGC01, whole genome shotgun sequence genome carries:
- the gpx2 gene encoding glutathione peroxidase 2; this translates as MTFIAKTFYDLHATTLEGDTVDFNIFRGRVVLIENVASLUGTTTQDYIQLNELQSRYPHRLVVLGFPCNQFGYQENSSDAEILNSLKYVRPGEGYKPAFTIFEKCIVNGSDAHPVFSYLKDKLPYPDDDPMSLMQDPKYLVWNPISRNDISWNFEKFLIGPEGEPFKRYSRKFQTISIEPDIQRLLKLTSKTH